The nucleotide window ATTGAGTGGATCATTGCCAGCATAAGAGCTGTTGTTGATTTTTGTCCTGTTTAGGTTCTCTGTTACTCTCGAGAAGGTACATCTGGCTTTGCTCATTTCAATTTATCCTGTATTTTGAAAGCTGGTGTAGCCTTTTCCCTTTGAAAATGAAACTAAATACAACAGCGGAAAACTTTTATGGTCACAATGGAATTCTAACTTGTCCCACCGTAGCTCAGCCCGGTTTAGAGCGCCCGGCTGTAGATAAGGGGCAGTTACCGGGTGGTCCGGGGTTCAAGTCCCCGCGGTGGGACTCTTGAAAGATCATTTTCCACATATGTATCTACGGTTTGATAGCTTTCCAATTAAAGTAAGTATTGATAATAAGTTTTAAGGCTGCCGAGCGTGTTAATCTCAGAAGAAGTAGTTGCAAAGTACCAAAAGAATTGTTACTTTTATGCAAGGTAGAGGTTCTTAGGCCTCTAACTAATATAGGTCAAGTTCAATATCGGAAAGATGGGAGAAACAGGAGTTATGCTTATCTGTGAGATCTCATCTTTCTTCTACGGTCAAACGTTATGCGAGGGGTTTTCAAGTCTTGGAGGAATTGAGGGAAAAAGACATCCCTAATCTTGACCAGTGGGGACTCTGATTGAACTAGTATCGATTTAGTGTCGAAGATCGCGTTAAGAGACTTCTGTTAAGAAACTGACCTCCTCCCCGCCCTGAAGGAGGGTATCACTGAGGTCTAAGGCGTTACTCCCTTCACGGGAGTTACTCCGTTTGAAGAGAGGAGGAAGGAGACAGGTCTTTTCACCTTGTCTACAACTCTCTTTATCCCTAATTTCATTATGTTGAGAGCACCGTTAACGTCACTGTGGAGCTTATGGCGTAGGATAGTTAACTACTCCCCTAGGCTTCCTCTCATCTGAAACTTCGTGAAGTGAACAGAGACGCGAAGTGTTGTACTCGACGACTAGGGACGCCTTTATACCGTGGTTGTGGAGCTTATACACGATTGCCTCAATTAACTTAGGATAAGACCAGATGTTTGAAGTGAACTTATTACCCTTGTCCTGAGAGATGGAGTAAGGGTAACCAAGGTAGACTGTTGAGACTCCTAACTGCCATAACGTCTTATGAGGTGAGAGGCTAAAGTCCTATAGTAATGAAGAAGTCTACTGTACAGTCTCTTAGAAAGTCTCTCCCTTTCTCTTAGCACTTCTTCCCTAGCTCCAGTCTCGTGAATTTTCTCTGCCTCAGCCTCTAGTTTGTCTAGTCCTGCGACCTTCTTCTGAAAAAGAAGTAGTGAAAAAGAAGTAGTGCTCCTTTACTGTAGAACCACGGTAGAACAGAACAGTACCATCGTCTACGGTAACAGTTGCTAACATGTTAATGCCTAAGTCTATTGAAGCTACCTTATTACCTTTAGACAAGGCTTTCTGTATCTTATCCCTCTCAACGTGAACTATGAGTGACTCCTTCATTGGCTTACCAGTCTTCTTTGTTGTAACCCTACCTACGTCAACCGGTATATGTGCGTAGGACTTGTCGTCAATATGTACCTCTAGCCTACCTTGTGCAGACCACCTTAACCTCCCCACAAACGGTATCTCGATCCTATTCCTATCACCAAATTAAGGTGCGGGGGGCGGGATTTGAACCCGCGCAGGACTACTCCAGCGGATCTCCCATTTAGCGATCTTAAGTCCGCCCCCTTTGACCATGCTCGGGCACCCCCGCACTAGCATACTCTATCTTACTCTCCCTTAAAGATTTATCCGAAAACTTATTTAGTTCTATTACCTTACTCTTGCCGGGTTTATAATGGTAAAGCATTCTAGAGGCAACAGGACTAGAAGCAGGAAACTCCTTAAGAAGTCCCCTAGAGAACGTGGAGGTGTCCCATCTCTAGGGAAATTAATGGTGGATCTATCTCAAGGGCAGGCAGTAATAGTTGATATTAATCCATCAATTCATAATGGGATGCCACATAGGAGATATCAGGGAAGAATTGGAACTGTCTTAAATAAAAGAGGAAAGTCATACGAAATTAAAATTAAATTGGGAAAAAAGGAGAAAACAATTATAGTGAGACCGGAACATTTACGTGTTACTAAGTCGTGATGTGATTTTTATGTCTTCTTTTCACATAATAGAGGAGAACGATATTCCGTATTCAGTCGCTAAGGAAATTTTGCAGAGTTTTATACAAGGAGTATCTTCCTCCTCATTGTTACAGAAGACCTTTGAGTACCTCAATGCGCTAGAGAAGTGCACTCCAGAGAATGCTAGGAAGTTGATGGAAGACCTCTCTCAATTCGTCCAAAAAAAAGAGGTAAGGGCTATGATAAGCAGTTTATGCCCCGAAAATGCGGATGAGCTTAGGGCAATACTTGTTATGGAGGGTAGAACGTTATCTCAAGAGAATATAGAAAAAATTTTGAATCTGATAAAAAGCTATAAGAACAACTGATTGTCTTTAATATTTTATCTACATAACCATAGATTGTGGCAGTATGAGTAAGAAAGGGCCAAGAGAGAGGTTTGTTTACGTTTTGGACTACCTTAGAAACGGCAATCCGGTAGATAAACATCAATGGCATAAGAACAAGCCCTTAGTTCAAGTGGTCGGGCAGGACTTCTTTATACTCATGGAGGCCATTCCCCTGAGAGAACCCTTTCAAATAGAGGAGAAGATAGATAGGGATAAGGATCCTCCTCGAATCAAGGTGGACGTGTTAATAGAGTACGATGATCTTACCTCTGTAGCAAAAGACACTTTGAATAGAGTTATTGCAAAGATAGTGGAGGAGAAGGAAAAGGAATTCGTAGCTTTCTTCAATAAGGCTGAACCTCTCACACTAAAGTTACACACCTTAGAGCTTCTGCCAGATATAGGAAAAAAGACCTTAAGAGTTATACTGGAGCAGAGAAGGGAGTCCCCTTTTATGACCTATCAAGATATCCAGAACAGAGTAGGAATTAAAGATGTTAAAGAAATTATAATTAAACGTATTTTGACCGAGATGAAGCGAGAGGACAAGTACTACTTGTTTGTATATCCTACCGAAACGGAACAGAAGACTCAGGAGAGTAAACAGAGGATGCAAGAACAGACCCAGGATTCCAAACAGAAACAGGAGCATATTTATATAGGCTACCTCGATAAAGTTAAGGAGAAATGAGGCTTTCACAAAATTTTTTGATTAATAGATTAATTCTTTCTGATATAAAAAATTATATATCGAAATTAAGACCTTTAATAGAGATAGGATGTGGAAAAGGATATTTGTCAGCATACGTGAATCCGGACATATGCATAGAGATTGACCAGGATCTCCTTTATCTCCTAAAGGAGTACAATCCAGTTCATGCCGATGCTAGATTCCTCCCTGTTAATAGGGGACAGATCGTTTCATCTTTGCCGTATTCGATAACATACGAATTTTTTGACCAAATCACTCAATTTAGTGATATTATTAGGCTCACTCTCATATTGCAAGAGGACTTCGTTAAGAAGGTTTTAGAATACCCTACATATATTTCATTTCTAATTAATTTTTACTTTAACATAATGAAAGTATATTCAATACCACCGTCTGCGTTTAGACCAGAACCTAAAGTTTTTTCATCTTTAGTAATTTTTGAAAGAAAAAGGAAATTTATTCCAGAAATAAATAGCATAATTAAGTGTATCTCCTTCTATAGAAATAAGTCGCTCAGAAACGTATCGAGACTTTGTGGCTTAAATTCATCCAATTCCAAAAAGGTAAGAGAGTATAAGCCATGGGAGATAGAAGAATTATTGAATTCCTTGGGTTTAAACTATGCTTAAACGAGAATGTATACGAGCCCGCAGAGGATTCCGAACTCCTAGCTTCCATTTTAGACCTGACAGAGAAGGAAAAAGTAGTGGATGTGGGATCAGGGACAGGAATCTTGAGCTTAGTTTTGTCTAAACGAGATATTAGAGTCCTGGCGATTGATATAAATCCGTTTGCTAGTGAAGAGACCTTATGTTCAGCTAAAATCAACGATGTCGATATTGATGTAATTAACTGTGATGGGCTATCCTGCGTAAGGGATGGTATTGTTTTTGATGCTATAGTTTTCAACCCTCCATACCTACCTGTTCAAGAAACAAAGGAATGGATAGGATTCAGTTGGTCTGGTGGAGAAGGAGGGTTAAAGGCTCTTGAGAAGATATTGAATGATTTTAAGGCAAAGCGGGGTTATTTCGTTTACTCCAGTTTCACTGATGAGGAAAAACTCAATAAACTGTTGGAGAGTAAGAGTCTAAAATTAGTTAAAAGAAAAGAGATTGTAAAGGGTTTCGAAGTGTTAAAGGCGGTGGAGGTAGTTGTTGAGGGTTGTCCTTGTGGAGCCTGAAGGAGAGTATAATGTGGGATTTATAGCAAGATTATGTAAAAATTTTGGAGTAGACGAACTATATATAGTGAATCCTAAGTGTGATTTAAAGAAAGCAGTAGAATTTTCCGCTAAGGGTTCAAGTATTTTACTTAACTCTAAGGTTGTTGATAAGTTTACGGACGCCATTTACGATTTGGATCTTAAAATATCAACGTCGAGCATAGCAGATTCAAAAGGCGACATGTTACGGAAGTCCATTTCTCCTTGGGAAATGATAAATTATTTAGATAAAAACAAAATAGGGTTGATATTTGGGAGAGAAAGTGTAGGTTTAACGAGAGAAGAAATCTTTATGACAGATCTTCTTGTTCACATTCCTGGGAATCCAGACTATCCAGTACTTAATTTATCCCATGCTGTAGGAATTATCCTATATGAAATATGGAGATCCAGGTTAACTAGCAAGGAAAATTCCGGGATTTATCATGGCGCAATTTCATCAGATACTCTAAAACTGATAGATAAGTACCTTCTCGCTCTTCACGACTTAGTGAGAAAGTCAGACAGTGACGGAGACATGTACTTAGCCTTAAAAAGATCCATTATTAGAGGATTAAAGGACGAAGAAGAAGGTAGAGCTATAGTGAGATTCCTCAGAAAGACCTACATGAAAATAATACATAGCAATGAATGAGTTTTTATACCTTTTACAGTAGATGTTTCATCAATGTCAGCTAGATCCAGTGCTAAAGGTGGCAGTGGTGCTCTAAAAGATAAATGGAAGATGAAGAAATGGTTCCCCATTTACTCTCCGAAAGTTTTTGGTGAGATATCTTTAGGGTCTACACCAGCCTTTGATAGTTCTCAAGCTATCGGAAGGAAAGTAGAAGTCACATTATACGACCTTACAGGAGACCTGAGCACTGTTTACGTTCATCTTTACTTCAAAATATCCAGAAATGAGAACGATAAATTATTTACAGACTTTGCAGGGCATGAGCTTTCAAGGGATTATGTTAGATCACTGGTGAGAAGGAAAAGCTCGAAGATAAACAAAGTAGTGGATGTTACCACTAAGGACGGATATGTACTTAGGGTCAAGGCTTTGTCCCTCACCGCTTACAGGATTCACAGAGAGCAGACTACTGCCATAAGGAGAATCATGGAGGATATTGTTAGAAAGTCAGCGGAAAGCAAGACTTTCGATGAATTTGTTCAAGATATGATATTCGGAAACCTGGCTAATAATATCTTTAATGAGAGTAAGAAGATAGCTCCACTTAGGAAAGCGGAGATAGAAAAATCGAAAGTGATTGCAGTCCCCTCTGTTAAGGAGGTTCAGCAGGTAGTTGAAAGTAGTAATCCTAGCAGCGGGTAAAGGAGAAAGACTAGAACCTATAACCCACACTAGGCCAAAGCCGTTTGTTCCAGTTCTAGGATCAACTTTAGTTGAAAGAACTATCCAAATTATACGTAAGGCTGATCCAAAATCGGATTTTTTCATTGTAGTCCCAAAGGACAGACCAAATGAGTATGATGCCTACTTCTCCAGGCTCCATAATATAAAATTAGTTGAGCAAGGTGAAAAAAGAGGTACTGGAGGAGCACTGTCGTCTCTCCAATCAATTGACGATGAAGTAGTCGTTGTTTACGGTGATGTTTATCTCGAAGAGATGGGGATAAGAAGAATATTCGAAACTGATGGTAATGCGATTCTCGGGGTCCGCGTGCAGAATCCTTCTGAATATGGGTCTCTGAAGATGGATAGCGAAGGCAACTTGATTGAAATCGTGGAGAAGAGCCCAAATCCGCCATCAAATATCGTCAATGGTGGAGTATATAAGTTAACCTCCGACATATTTAGTTTCATCGATAAACTAGAAAAATCTCCACGTGGAGAATACGAGTTAACTGATGCTGTAACTAGGTTAGCTTTAACGTCTAAGGTAAAGATTGTAAAATACGACGGTTATTGGAAAGATGTGGGTAGACCCTGGGATATACTAGACATAAATAAGCATGAACTTGAACGGCATGAGACTTCTTTGAAAGGGGAGGTTGAGGATAACGTTAAGATCTATGGAAACGTAATTATAGATGAAGGAGCCAAAGTACTCTCTGGGACTCGAATAGAGGGTCCAGTGTATGTAGGACGGGGCAGCACAATTGGTCCCAACTCCTATATAAGACCTTTTACAGTAATGGCTAGTAACGTTAAGATAGGAACATCTGTCGAGGTAAAAGAATCAGTCATCATGGAAGATACGAAGATACCACATTTAAGTTACGTAGGTGACAGCGTAATAGGAGAAGATGTTAATTTCGGGGCAGGAACTTTAGTAGCTAACCTGAGGTTTGACGAGAAGGAGATATATGTTAACATTAAGGGAAGAAAGGAGAGCTCAGGCCGGAAGAAATTTGGAACTATAGTTGGAGCTCACGTTAGAACCGGGATTAATGTGTCGATTCTTCCAGGAATAAAAATAGGAGCATACGCTAAAATTTATCCAGGATCTGTTGTGGATAGAGATGTCGATAAGGCTGAATTTTTCAAAGGGTTACGCTCTAGCTAGAGAAGATACTATCTTGATTACGTCTCCGTCTTGAAGAACGTAATCCTCGCCCAATCTGGTTTTCCTTCTTGCGTCCACAGCGTACAGAAACCCTTTGCCGAGATCGGTATGAATGCTATATGCTAAATCTTTAGCTGTTGAGCCCATTTCCAACAATAGGACATCTGGTAATACGTCTCCGTCTTTATTTGTGAATTTCTTTTCGTCCTCGACAGGATAAACCGAAATCAAATTTAAAGCACCGAAAACTGCCTCATTTATTGCTTGCTGAACTCCGGTATTTCCGTATATTTCAAGAACATTAGTCTTGATATATTCGAGTGCCTTGGCTTTCCTCTCATCCAAGTTACCCGTTAGTTTGAAGTTTCCATCTCCTGGGATGTACTTTATTATGCCAGCCTTGGCAGCCTTCCTAAGGGCTAGCTCAGATTCTGCGCTTACTGGAACTACAAAGGGGTA belongs to Metallosphaera tengchongensis and includes:
- a CDS encoding transposase, producing MGRLRWSAQGRLEVHIDDKSYAHIPVDVGRVTTKKTGKPMKESLIVHVERDKIQKALSKGNKVASIDLGINMLATVTVDDGTVLFYRGSTVKEHYFFFTTSFSEEGRRTRQTRG
- a CDS encoding 50S ribosomal protein L21e, giving the protein MVKHSRGNRTRSRKLLKKSPRERGGVPSLGKLMVDLSQGQAVIVDINPSIHNGMPHRRYQGRIGTVLNKRGKSYEIKIKLGKKEKTIIVRPEHLRVTKS
- a CDS encoding RNA polymerase Rpb4 family protein; translated protein: MSSFHIIEENDIPYSVAKEILQSFIQGVSSSSLLQKTFEYLNALEKCTPENARKLMEDLSQFVQKKEVRAMISSLCPENADELRAILVMEGRTLSQENIEKILNLIKSYKNN
- a CDS encoding DUF655 domain-containing protein, coding for MSKKGPRERFVYVLDYLRNGNPVDKHQWHKNKPLVQVVGQDFFILMEAIPLREPFQIEEKIDRDKDPPRIKVDVLIEYDDLTSVAKDTLNRVIAKIVEEKEKEFVAFFNKAEPLTLKLHTLELLPDIGKKTLRVILEQRRESPFMTYQDIQNRVGIKDVKEIIIKRILTEMKREDKYYLFVYPTETEQKTQESKQRMQEQTQDSKQKQEHIYIGYLDKVKEK
- a CDS encoding 30S ribosomal protein S3ae gives rise to the protein MSARSSAKGGSGALKDKWKMKKWFPIYSPKVFGEISLGSTPAFDSSQAIGRKVEVTLYDLTGDLSTVYVHLYFKISRNENDKLFTDFAGHELSRDYVRSLVRRKSSKINKVVDVTTKDGYVLRVKALSLTAYRIHREQTTAIRRIMEDIVRKSAESKTFDEFVQDMIFGNLANNIFNESKKIAPLRKAEIEKSKVIAVPSVKEVQQVVESSNPSSG
- a CDS encoding HemK2/MTQ2 family protein methyltransferase — translated: MGDRRIIEFLGFKLCLNENVYEPAEDSELLASILDLTEKEKVVDVGSGTGILSLVLSKRDIRVLAIDINPFASEETLCSAKINDVDIDVINCDGLSCVRDGIVFDAIVFNPPYLPVQETKEWIGFSWSGGEGGLKALEKILNDFKAKRGYFVYSSFTDEEKLNKLLESKSLKLVKRKEIVKGFEVLKAVEVVVEGCPCGA
- a CDS encoding 16S ribosomal RNA methyltransferase A — encoded protein: MRLSQNFLINRLILSDIKNYISKLRPLIEIGCGKGYLSAYVNPDICIEIDQDLLYLLKEYNPVHADARFLPVNRGQIVSSLPYSITYEFFDQITQFSDIIRLTLILQEDFVKKVLEYPTYISFLINFYFNIMKVYSIPPSAFRPEPKVFSSLVIFERKRKFIPEINSIIKCISFYRNKSLRNVSRLCGLNSSNSKKVREYKPWEIEELLNSLGLNYA
- the trmJ gene encoding tRNA (cytidine-2'-O-)-methyltransferase TrmJ — its product is MLRVVLVEPEGEYNVGFIARLCKNFGVDELYIVNPKCDLKKAVEFSAKGSSILLNSKVVDKFTDAIYDLDLKISTSSIADSKGDMLRKSISPWEMINYLDKNKIGLIFGRESVGLTREEIFMTDLLVHIPGNPDYPVLNLSHAVGIILYEIWRSRLTSKENSGIYHGAISSDTLKLIDKYLLALHDLVRKSDSDGDMYLALKRSIIRGLKDEEEGRAIVRFLRKTYMKIIHSNE
- the spn gene encoding bifunctional sugar-1-phosphate nucleotidylyltransferase/acetyltransferase, yielding MKVVILAAGKGERLEPITHTRPKPFVPVLGSTLVERTIQIIRKADPKSDFFIVVPKDRPNEYDAYFSRLHNIKLVEQGEKRGTGGALSSLQSIDDEVVVVYGDVYLEEMGIRRIFETDGNAILGVRVQNPSEYGSLKMDSEGNLIEIVEKSPNPPSNIVNGGVYKLTSDIFSFIDKLEKSPRGEYELTDAVTRLALTSKVKIVKYDGYWKDVGRPWDILDINKHELERHETSLKGEVEDNVKIYGNVIIDEGAKVLSGTRIEGPVYVGRGSTIGPNSYIRPFTVMASNVKIGTSVEVKESVIMEDTKIPHLSYVGDSVIGEDVNFGAGTLVANLRFDEKEIYVNIKGRKESSGRKKFGTIVGAHVRTGINVSILPGIKIGAYAKIYPGSVVDRDVDKAEFFKGLRSS